Proteins encoded by one window of Arachis ipaensis cultivar K30076 chromosome B04, Araip1.1, whole genome shotgun sequence:
- the LOC107639058 gene encoding uncharacterized protein LOC107639058 has protein sequence MAMKVQSNSFHIQHDSFSEAEHLNGKLLKGNMVVGITGDKNAVHPYRGYSFTRALTDGKEDLGSLRLSSHQVSLLLSSIWVQATSVENGPANFEAMAHTFSISLLFTRSKVLILSENFWILSSAVAHGWAPPEMEGWLSSPISGKLKAFRNPRPGETYPSDSFRSHTPSICYFVS, from the exons ATGGCTATGAAGGTACAGAGTAATAGCTTTCACATTCAGCATGATAGTTTCTCTGAAGCAGAACACTTAAATGGGAAACTGCTAAAAGGAAACATGGTTGTAGGAATTACTGGGGATAAAAATGCTGTTCATCCATATCGTGGTTATAGCTTTACTCGTGCACTAACTGATGGAAAAGAG GATTTAGGTTCTCTTAGATTGAGCAGTCACCAAGTGAGTCTGTTGCTTTCTTCCATCTGGGTTCAGGCAACCTCTGTAGAAAATGGCCCTGCAAATTTTGAGGCAATGGCACACACTTTTAGCATCTCTTTATTGTTTACTCGTTCTAAG GTTCTGATTTTGAGTGAAAATTTTTGGATTTTGAGCTCGGCGGTGGCACATGGTTGGGCTCCACCAGAGATGGAAGGGTGGCTTTCCTCACCAATTTCAGGGAAGTTGAAAGCCTTCCGGAACCCAAGACCTGGGGAGACTTACCCCTCCGATTCCTTCAGGTCACACACTCCATCTATTTGTTACTTTGTTTCTTAA
- the LOC107636183 gene encoding transforming acidic coiled-coil-containing protein 2-like, with protein sequence MAPRVKGKGVKGHRGSRTTAAAAISTTSTSSGTSVVPDFQSGPLSQQPYLMAPNPGYTGLPPPSWPTPGCMGPPPPPPPPISIPPPLRNSSLLVDSETPGSSSTSPPSETASVPNSVTKERLVPDGKTSWLPFPPSSQKITEIIKKRYDKPYKKFGDVPLLTKKLWFKEWKSHFLIDDDDDEFFWRAFKYRTSKRFSQMMSDIRKGVDTTHEWLIPAYKKVLERYWETDEKWKNIRKKARENRASLLAGSVHCGGSIPLSSTIERMKKQLGRTPTHEEVFKETHTLKSDKSKWVDKRSQDTHEKFIKKLAEVQAQHAEAQAQGMELQPIDEDFIWEEVCGGQKKNRVYGKGSFFSNSIKSGTTSANSVSGRAPRNQNSVPNLRE encoded by the exons ATGGCTCCTCGGGTCAAGGGTAAAGGTGTCAAGGGTCATAGAGGTTCTCGCACCACTGCCGCAGCCGCTATTTCAACCACCTCCACCTCTTCTGGGACTTCGGTTGTGCCAGATTTTCAGTCAGGACCACTTAGCCAGCAACCGTATTTGATGGCACCTAATCCAGGCTACACGGGTCTTCCTCCACCAAGTTGGCCTACTCCAGGATGTATGGGTCCCCCTCCTCCACCCCCTCCTCCAATTTCGATTCCTCCTCCGCTTCGCAATTCCAGTCTATTAGTTGATTCAGAGACACCTGGAAGCTCTAGTACATCTCCTCCATCAGAGACTGCATCGGTTCCTAATAGTGTCACAAAAGAAAGATTGGTTCCTGATGGAAAAACAAG TTGGTTACCTTTTCCTCCTAGTTCTCAGAAGATTACAGAGATCATCAAGAAACGATATGATAAACCGTACAAAAAGTTTGGAGATGTCCCTCTTCTGACAAAGAAGCTTTGGTTTAAGGAGTGGAAG AGCCACTTtcttattgatgatgatgatgatgagtttttCTGGAGGGCTTTCAAGTATAGGACAAGTAAGCGATTTAGCCAAATGATGTCTGATATCCGTAAGGGTGTGGATACAACCCACGAATGGCTAATTCCTGCTTACAAAAAGGTGTTGGAAAGGTACTGGGAAACAGATGAGAAATGGAAAAATATAAGGAAAAAAGCAAGGGAGAATCGAGCGTCACTCTTAGCTGGTTCTGTCCATTGCGGTGGTTCTATTCCATTGAGCTCAACTATAGAGAGGATG AAGAAGCAGTTGGGCCGTACACCAACCCACGAGGAGGTCTTCAAAGAAACCCACACACTTAAAAGTGACAAGTCTAAATGGGTGGACAAGCGCTCTCAAGACACTCAT GAGAAGTTTATAAAAAAGTTAGCAGAAGTTCAGGCCCAACATGCCGAGGCTCAAGCACAAGGAATGGAGCTACAACCAATTGATGAAGATTTTATTTGGGAGGAAGTGTGTGGTGGGCAAAAGAAGAATCGAGTTTACGGAAAAGGGTCATTCTTTTCTAACTCTATCAAGTCTGGAACCACTTCTGCCAATTCTGTATCTGGAAGAGCACCAAGAAATCAAAATTCTGTTCCTAATTTGCGAGAATAG